The proteins below are encoded in one region of Dehalococcoidia bacterium:
- a CDS encoding antitoxin MazE family protein — translation MSPAHRRYGVVGKRSSKEKAREHRLRLRAEGLRRLQIWVPDVRSPAFKAEARRQSALAAQSPMAKEEPDFVDALSEFNE, via the coding sequence ATGTCACCCGCGCATCGCAGGTATGGAGTGGTGGGAAAGCGCTCATCAAAGGAAAAGGCTCGTGAGCACCGTCTGCGCCTACGCGCGGAGGGTTTGAGGCGCCTTCAGATCTGGGTTCCCGACGTCAGGTCGCCGGCGTTCAAGGCCGAAGCGCGCCGACAGTCAGCACTGGCTGCTCAAAGTCCGATGGCGAAGGAGGAACCGGACTTCGTCGACGCGCTCTCGGAATTCAACGAGTGA
- a CDS encoding type II toxin-antitoxin system PemK/MazF family toxin: MTTDPTDLPLFRILVEPNDSNGLSADSRVIVDEITTVRRTRLTTRIGRLSDTGLMRVGRAVVVFLGLAQPSRADA; encoded by the coding sequence TTGACGACTGACCCCACTGACCTGCCCCTCTTTCGCATCCTGGTTGAACCGAACGACTCGAACGGCCTGTCAGCCGACTCACGCGTCATAGTCGATGAGATCACGACGGTCCGAAGGACGCGGCTGACCACGCGAATAGGCCGCCTTTCGGATACCGGCCTAATGCGAGTGGGCCGCGCGGTTGTCGTGTTCCTCGGCCTGGCTCAACCGTCCCGCGCGGACGCCTAA
- a CDS encoding nitroreductase — MDALEAIHTRRSIGKHLPDTPPRGLIEQLLAAAVQAPNHHETQPWRFFVVAGRAREEMGAVLEEALRRRMAGEEQKKVEGLAAAERAKPLRSPVLIVVGVKHDVTEKGGERILPVEDLEASAAAIENMLLAAHALGLAAQWRTGDGAFDPYVKAWFGLSPSDEIAGIVYVGYRDPERDGPHRGPREWRAKTEWRGWD, encoded by the coding sequence ATGGACGCCCTCGAAGCCATCCACACCCGCCGCAGCATCGGCAAGCACCTGCCGGACACGCCTCCGCGAGGACTCATCGAGCAGCTTCTCGCCGCCGCCGTCCAGGCCCCGAACCATCACGAGACGCAGCCCTGGCGCTTCTTCGTGGTGGCTGGCCGTGCGCGGGAGGAGATGGGCGCCGTGTTGGAGGAGGCCCTGCGCAGGCGCATGGCAGGTGAGGAGCAGAAGAAGGTCGAGGGGCTCGCCGCCGCCGAGCGCGCAAAGCCCTTGCGTTCTCCGGTACTCATCGTTGTCGGCGTGAAGCACGACGTCACGGAGAAGGGCGGCGAGCGGATCCTGCCCGTCGAAGACCTCGAGGCCAGTGCCGCGGCGATCGAAAACATGCTCCTCGCGGCCCACGCCCTCGGACTCGCCGCCCAGTGGCGCACGGGCGACGGCGCCTTCGACCCTTACGTTAAGGCCTGGTTTGGCCTCTCGCCGTCGGACGAGATCGCCGGCATCGTCTATGTCGGCTACCGCGACCCCGAGCGCGACGGCCCCCACCGCGGCCCGCGCGAGTGGCGGGCGAAGACGGAGTGGCGCGGCTGGGACTGA